One stretch of Theropithecus gelada isolate Dixy chromosome 12, Tgel_1.0, whole genome shotgun sequence DNA includes these proteins:
- the RUFY4 gene encoding RUN and FYVE domain-containing protein 4, whose amino-acid sequence MAEEAAILKITKDLRAAVSAILQGYGDGQGPVTDTSAELYRLCGCLELLLQFDQKEQKSFLGPRKDYWDFLCTALRRQRVDMEPIHFVRSQDKLKTPLGKGRAFIRFCLARGQLAEALQLCLLNPELTREWYGPWSPLLCPERQEDILDSLYALNGVAFELDLQQPDLDGAWPMFSESRCSSSTQTQGRRPRKTKDAPKKIPAAYGRPENVQIEDSHTNQAVCLQDAPSGQQLAGLPRSQQQRHLPFFLEKKGGNSRRHRYPQSMWEPEEEELQLDQEEGTPWIEMFLGNSTPSTQGQGKGAMGTQKEVIGMEAEGTGVLLGAEGQRTTEETHEKEPEWSHVQKLLMPSPRGTIAGTVSGSRQGSGDSSILGEPWVLQGLTTKEDSTMENPQVQTEVTLVARREEQAEVSLQDEIKSLRLGLRKAEEQAQHQEQLLRKQEGELQALREQLSRCQEERAELQAQLEQKQQEAERRDAMYQEELGGQRDLVQAMKRRVLELIQEKDRLWQRLQHLSSMAPGCCVACSKIFGRLSRRYPCRLCGGLLCHACSADYKKRDRCCPPCAQGGEAQVT is encoded by the exons ATGGCAGAAGAGGCAGCCATCCTCAAGATCACCAAAGACCTAAGAG CTGCCGTCTCTGCCATCCTCCAGGGCTATGGGGATGGGCAGGGGCCAGTGACGGACACCAGTGCCGAGCTGTACAGACTCTGTGGCTGCCTGGAGCTGCTGCTACAG TTTGACCAGAAAGAGCAGAAGAGCTTCCTGGGGCCTCGGAAGGATTACTGGGACTTTCTCTGCACTGCCCTACGACGGCAGCGGGTGGACATGGAGCCAATCCACTTTGTCCGTTCCCAGGACAAG TTGAAGACCCCTCTGGGGAAAGGCCGTGCCTTCATCCGCTTCTGCCTGGCCCGTGGGCAGCTGGCTGAGGCCCTGCAGCTCTGCCTCCTAAACCCAGAGCTCACCAG GGAATGGTATGGACCCTGGAGCCCTCTGCTCTGCCCAGAACGCCAAGAAGACATCCTGGACTCTCTCTATGCTCTCAATGGGGTGGCCTTCGAATTGGACCTCCAGCAGCCAGACCTGGATGGAGCCTGGCCCATGTTCTCAGA GTCACGCTGCTCCAGTTCCACCCAAACCCAGGGAAGGAGACCCAGAAAAACCAAAGATGCCCCAAAGAAg ATCCCAGCTGCATATGGAAGGCCCGAAAATGTCCAGATTGAGGACTCACACACCAATCAAGCTGTCTGTCTGCAAGATGCACCCAGTGGACAGCAGCTGGCAGGGCTGCCCAGGTCCCAGCAGCAAAggcatcttcctttctttttggaaaagaaggggggaaaTTCCAGGAGACATAGGTACCCCCAGAGTATGTGGGAACCAGAAGAAGAGGAGCTTCAACTAGACCAGGAGGAAGGAACCCCATGGATTGAGATGTTCCTGGGGAACTCAACACCCAGCACCCAGGGACAGGGGAAGGGCGCTATGGGCACTCAGAAGGAGGTGATAGGGATGGAGGCTGAGGGCACAGGGGTTCTGCTGGGTGCAGAGGGTCAGAGAACAACAGAGGAGACTCATGAAAAGGAACCAGAGTGGAGTCATGTCCAGAAGCTGCTGATGCCCAGCCCCAGAGGGACCATAGCGGGAACAGTATCGGGGAGCAGGCAGGGATCGGGGGACTCTAGCATCCTGGGGGAGCCCTGGGTCCTTCAGGGACTCACAACAAAGGAAGACTCTACCATGGAGAATCCACAAGTGCAAACAGAAGTTACCCTTGTGGCCAGAAGGGAGGAGCAAGCCGAGGTGTCCCTGCAGGACGAGATCAAG AGCCTCAGACTTGGGCTCCGGAAGGCCGAGGAGCAGGCCCAGCACCAGGAGCAGCTGCTGAGGAAGCAGGAGGGGGAGTTGCAGGCACTTCGGGAGCAGCTCAGCAG GTGTCAGGAAGAGAGAGCCGAGCTGCAGGCACAGCTGGAGCAGAAGCAACAGGAGGCTGAGAGGCGGGACGCCATGTACCAGGAGGAGCTTGGAGGGCAGCGGGACTTGGTCCAGGCCATGAAGAGGCGGGTGTTGGAACTGATCCA AGAAAAGGACCGCCTGTGGCAGAGGCTCCAACATCTTTCTTCCATGGCCCCTGGGTGCTGTGTGGCCTGTAGCAAGATCTTTGGCCGATTGTCCCGGCGGTATCCATGCAG gctctgCGGAGGCCTGCTCTGCCACGCTTGCTCTGCAGATTACAAGAAGAGAGACCGCTGCTGCCCACCCTGTGCCCAGGGAGGAGAAGCCCAGGTCACCTGA